A genomic stretch from Chelmon rostratus isolate fCheRos1 chromosome 14, fCheRos1.pri, whole genome shotgun sequence includes:
- the fam53c gene encoding protein FAM53C, translating into MPESSYWQLCPPSKSGLQGGLLSSSFPPGPVPLVSPDAHLQEGGDPLDGAPSQPQQHRPLAPSTSASELSLPGAPLAPPGPGPPPPPPPPPKRHCRSLSVPEDLSRCRYTWRPSASRVWTPVSRQQCHGGAGGGVTGGGAGVGGGGIGAGATVGGACPLRAPSSSLNSSLHSSSSPTFFSLALSPDSPLPWSFPWDPSEAAAGGGACCCFFPSPSSCSSSPSPLHPPPPPQRRFSLSPVLIRDSAASTFLPPPPVPSQAVAPPPGCSAVAGAARGGPVPASPSSACSTPSSLRRSLPPQLPRCHSQPCDLLLLKPGLKRRRDPDRPCARPVLDFTKMTQTRSIDPQCLERGGRLACGGDVCMGMEAFMGDFRGSCSPAECLGRTSIGPLSESDEECREDDDADDDDDLEEEAEEREAAQQAVFERDCTELDLNLIEEN; encoded by the exons ATGCCTG aGAGCAGCTACTGGCAGCTCTGCCCTCCCTCTAAGTCCGGCCTGCAGGGGGGGTTGCTGAGCTCTAGTTTCCCCCCCGGCCCCGTGCCCCTGGTCTCCCCAGATGCTCACCTACAGGAGGGGGGCGACCCCCTGGATGGTGCCCCCtctcagccacagcagcaccGGCCCCTGGCGCCCAGCACCTCAGCGTCCGAGCTGTCTCTCCCCGGAGCGCCGCTGGCTCCTCCCGGCCCCgggccccctcctcctcctcccccgccCCCTAAACGCCACTGCCGCTCGCTGTCGGTGCCCGAGGACCTGTCGCGCTGCCGCTACACCTGGCGGCCCAGCGCCTCGCGGGTCTGGACTCCTGTCAGCCGTCAGCAGTGTCACGGGGGAGCGGGGGGAGGTGTCACGGGTGGAGGGGCgggggtgggaggagggggtaTAGGGGCAGGTGCGACAGTGGGAGGAGCCTGCCCTCTCCGCGctcccagctcctctctgaactcgTCGCTGCACTCTTCATCCAGCCCCACCTTCTTCAGCCTGGCGTTGTCTCCAGACTCCCCGCTGCCCTGGAGCTTCCCCTGGGACCCCAGCGAGGCGGCGGCAGGGGGAggagcctgctgctgctttttcccCTCCCcgtcctcctgctcctcctcgcCCTCCCCCCTTCACCCGCCTCCCCCACCTCAGAGGcgtttctccctctcccccgtGCTCATCAGAGACTCGGCGGCCTCCACCTTCCTGCCTCCGCCTCCCGTGCCGAGCCAAGCGGTGGCGCCTCCGCCGGGCTGCTCCGCCGTAGCCGGGGCGGCACGGGGGGGCCCGGTGCCCGCCTCGCCTTCCTCGGCCTGCAGCACGCCGTCGTCTCTGCGCCGCAGCCTGCCGCCACAGCTGCCACGCTGCCACTCGCAGCCCTgcgacctgctgctgctcaaaccCGGTCTGAAGAGACGCCGCGACCCCGACAGACCCTGCGCCCGTCCAGTCCTCGACTTCACCAAGATGACTCAG ACACGCAGCATTGACCCGCAGTGTCTGGAGCGCGGCGGCAGGCTGGCCTGCGGCGGAGACGTCTGCATGGGCATGGAGGCCTTCATGGGCGACTTCAGGGGCTCCTGCTCGCCGGCCGAGTGTCTGGGCAGGACCAGCATCGGGCCGCTGAGCGAGAGCGACGAGGAGTGCCGCGAGGATGACGACGCCGACGACGATGACGATTTGgaggaggaagcggaggagCGCGAGGCGGCGCAGCAGGCGGTGTTTGAGAGGGATTGTACAGAGCTCGACTTGAACTTAATAGAAGAAAACTGA